AGACGAGCTCGACACTGCCGTCGGCAGAGGCGTCGTCCGACAGAAGCACCTCGTCAGGCGGGAGCGTCTGGGCGCAGATGCTGCGGATCTGCTCCTCCAGGAAGCGCGCGCCGTTGTGGGTGCACAGCGCTACCGAAACCGATGACATGCCGTGCATGCGGAGCGGGGATCGCAGGTGTCGTGGCGGTGGGCGATGGTAGTCGCTCCGTGTGGGGCAGCACCCGAGCCGGCGCTGCCGGGCCCCGATACGATCAAGCCGTATGCAGTTGCCGCAGTCCTGGATCAGAGGCACGGGCCTTGCCTTCTGGCCGGTGCTGGAGTTACTGGCCGTCGTGGCGGCGCAGTTCGTGCTCACGCCGCTGCTGCTGCATCGGCTGGGGCCTGGGCAGTTCGGCGTCTGGGTGCTCGTGCAGAGCACGCTGTTGGCGTGCAGCTTCATGTCGCTGGGCGCCAGCACCGGCCTTCTGCCCGTGCTCTCCGCGGCCGTGCACCGCGGCGACCGTGCCGGCGCCGCCGCCGCCCTGCGGTGGCTGATCCGCCGCACGGCGGTGGTTTCTGCCGCCGTGGTGCTGGGCAGCCTGGTCGCCCTGGGGCTGGGCTTGCTGACGCCCGAGCTCGTCGGCGGTGGCGATCACGCCGGGCTGCTCGTGCTGTGTGCAGTGGCGTGGATGGCGGCCACCGAGCTTGACGGCGCGTTTGCATCGAGCCTCAAGGCCTGCGGACGGTTCGCGTTCGCCGCCCGGCTTGAAACCGCCGCGCGCGGGGCGCAGGTCGCCGTGATCGCGTGGGTGGTCCAGGACGGCAGCCACGCCTTGCTGCCCATCGCGGTGTCGCTGGCCGTCACCCTGGGCAAGCTGGCTTTCCGGCTGTGGGCGCTGCGCCGCGAAGGCTTGCTGGCGCCGATGCCGGCGCCGGCAGCCGGCCCCGCAGGGCAGGTGTCCCGCGACCTGGCGCGCACCAGTGTCTGGTTGTGGATCAGCCTGCTGGGCAGCCTCGTGTTCAATGCCTTCGACCGCTGGTTCGTCGGCGCCTGGTTCGGAGCTTCCGTGCTGGCCGCCTACGCCGTCTGCGTTCAGCTCGCGCAGGTGCCGCACGCACTGGCGGCGGCGGCGGGCCAGGTGCTCGTGCCCTGGGCGGCCCGGCAGGCCGGCCCGGGCGCAGGCAGCCACCGGCGGCTGCTGACGACGCTGGGGTGGACCACCGCGTTGGCTGCACTGCCGTCGCTGCTGCTGCTGCTGATCGTCCAGCCCTTGCTGGGGCTGTGGATCTCGCCGGCCTTCGCGGCGGAGCATGGCGGGCTCGCACGTCAGCTGACGCTCGTCTTCCTGCTGCTGTCGCTCAACGTGCCGGCCTACTTCCTGCTGCTCGGGCTGGGCCATGCGCGGTTCCCGACCATCGTCATCGGGGCCTGCGGCATCTTCTTCGTCGTCGGTGCCATGCTGCTGCCCCGCGAGCTCTCGACCTTCGTCAACCTGAAGGCCCTCTTTGCGCTGCTCTCGCTGGCGCTGCCCCTCGGTTGTGCCCTGGTGCTGCTCGGTCGGGCCCGCACGGCCACCTGACCGCATGAGCCCTTCCCTGCCACACACCGCCACCGCGTGCCGCACCTGCGGCAGTCTGGACACCCTGCCCATCGGCAGGTTGCCCGATGTCGCCGAATTTGCCGGCACCCGGCTCGAACGCCCGCTCGCGGGCGGCTGCCTGCAGCGTTGTGGCGCCTGCGGGTTCCTGTTCCGCACGCCCATCTTCGATGACGACGCCTACCTCTCGCTCTACGCCCAGGGCAGCCCCGAAGTCTGGGAGCCGCGCGACGATCGCGAGGACTTCCGCCTGATCCGCAGCCGCGTCGGCGATGCCCCGCTCGATGTGCTGGACGTCGGCTGCTACACCGGGCATCTGCTGGCCACGCTGCCCAAGCCTTGCCGTCTTTACGGCGTCGAACCCAACGCCGCGGCCGCGGCCATCGCCGAGTCCCGCGGCGTGCGCGTCATCGCCGGGCACTGGCATCAGCTGGCATCCGCCGGCCAGCGTTTCGACCTCATCACCGCGTGCGATGTCATCGAGCACTTCGGCAACCCCCTGGCCTTCCTGCAAGGGCTCGCCAGCCTTCTGCGCGAAGACGGCCGTCTCATCATCACCACCGGCAACGCCGAGGCCTGGCTGTGGCGGCTGCTGAAGGCCCGCTTCTGGTACTGCCAGTACGCCGAGCACATCAGCTTCATCGGGCCGGGCTGGCTCGCGCGGATGGGCGGCCGGGCCTCGTTGCAGGTGACCGAGCTGCAGTCCTTCTCGCACAGCCGGCTGCCGCCGCCCGTGCGGCGGATCAAGACCTTGCTCCGGACTGTGCGGGCCTTTTCCACCGGCACATCGCTGCCGCGACGGCGCCACGCCGCGGCCGACGCGGCCGGCGCGGCCAACGCTGCCGACGCGGACCCCGGTCCGCTCGGGGCGGGCCTGACGAAGGACCACATCCTGTGCGTCCTCAGGCGGGTGTAGAGCCATGACGATCCGCTCATGCTGATCGGGCCGGTGCTTCAGTGCAACGGGTTGTTCCGCCGTGTCTGAGCGCATCCCGCAGACGGCCGAACGATGGACCGATGCCGCCGCGCTCGGTGCCGCGGCCGTGACCGTGGTCACCGTGTGCCGCAATCCCGGCGCGCTGCTCGGGCAGGCCATCGCCAGCGTCCAGGCGCTGCAACGCCCCGATGTCGCGCACGTGGTGATCGACGGCGCCTCCAGCGACGGCACGCTGGCCTGCCTGCGCGCCATGCGCGGCCGGCTCGCGCATTGGCAGAGCGAGCCGGATGCCGGCATCTACGACGCCATGAACAAGGGCTGGGCCCTTGCGGAGGACGAGTCGTACATCCTCTTCCTGGGGGCCGACGACCGGCTGGAATCGCTGCCCTCCGCGGCCGAGCTGCTGCAGGCGCGCAGCCGCGGGGTGGTGTTGATCTACGGCGAGGCGACCGTTGGCGAAACGCCCTTCGTGTCGCGCTACACCGACGAGCTGCGCTTCGGCAACACGCTGCACCACCAGGCACTGCTGGTGCACAAGCGGGCCCATCTGCAGCCGCCGTTCGACCCGCGTTTGCGCGTCTATGGCGACTGGGACTTCAACCTGCGCCTCTGGAAGCAAGGGGCGCAGGCCGAGCACCTGCCTTCGCTGCGCAGTCGGGTGGGGCCGGGCGGTCTGAGCAGCTCCTTGCCGCTCGGCGAGACGCTGCGGGTCGTGCACCGCCACTCGGGCCCGTGGCAGGCCGCCCATCTGGCTGGCTGGATGGCCTGGAAGTGG
This portion of the Ideonella sp. WA131b genome encodes:
- a CDS encoding class I SAM-dependent methyltransferase, which gives rise to MSPSLPHTATACRTCGSLDTLPIGRLPDVAEFAGTRLERPLAGGCLQRCGACGFLFRTPIFDDDAYLSLYAQGSPEVWEPRDDREDFRLIRSRVGDAPLDVLDVGCYTGHLLATLPKPCRLYGVEPNAAAAAIAESRGVRVIAGHWHQLASAGQRFDLITACDVIEHFGNPLAFLQGLASLLREDGRLIITTGNAEAWLWRLLKARFWYCQYAEHISFIGPGWLARMGGRASLQVTELQSFSHSRLPPPVRRIKTLLRTVRAFSTGTSLPRRRHAAADAAGAANAADADPGPLGAGLTKDHILCVLRRV
- a CDS encoding glycosyltransferase, whose amino-acid sequence is MSERIPQTAERWTDAAALGAAAVTVVTVCRNPGALLGQAIASVQALQRPDVAHVVIDGASSDGTLACLRAMRGRLAHWQSEPDAGIYDAMNKGWALAEDESYILFLGADDRLESLPSAAELLQARSRGVVLIYGEATVGETPFVSRYTDELRFGNTLHHQALLVHKRAHLQPPFDPRLRVYGDWDFNLRLWKQGAQAEHLPSLRSRVGPGGLSSSLPLGETLRVVHRHSGPWQAAHLAGWMAWKWLRALMRRPGGRRSGL